A section of the Dermacoccus nishinomiyaensis genome encodes:
- a CDS encoding MBL fold metallo-hydrolase: MKLTIIGCSGSYPGPESPASCYLVEAEADGRRTSVLLDFGNGSLGALQRYREVDEIDAVVISHLHPDHCLDLCSYYVVRNYDPLGRFDAKLPVHAPAGARERLTRAYAVGKPEDLGTAFDFVDLVDRQTFEIGPLRITPHLVNHPVEAYGLRVEADGAVLAYTGDTDACPGLVELERDADLVLTDSAFVDGRDDEMRGVHLSGSRAAQTAKDAGAKRLMLTHIPTWTPVEDCLRDARTVWEGDVEVAVAGETYEL; this comes from the coding sequence GTGAAACTGACCATCATCGGTTGCTCAGGCTCCTACCCGGGCCCTGAATCGCCCGCCTCCTGCTACCTCGTCGAGGCGGAGGCCGACGGCAGGCGCACCTCGGTGCTGCTCGACTTCGGCAACGGCTCGCTCGGCGCGCTGCAGCGCTACCGCGAGGTCGACGAGATCGACGCCGTCGTCATCAGCCACCTGCATCCGGACCACTGCCTCGATCTGTGCAGCTATTACGTCGTGCGCAACTACGACCCGCTCGGTCGTTTCGACGCCAAGTTGCCGGTGCACGCACCCGCGGGCGCACGCGAGCGCCTGACGCGCGCCTACGCCGTCGGCAAGCCCGAAGACCTGGGCACAGCCTTTGACTTCGTCGACCTCGTCGACCGTCAGACGTTCGAGATCGGCCCGCTGCGCATCACGCCGCACCTCGTCAACCACCCCGTCGAGGCGTACGGGCTCCGCGTCGAGGCCGATGGCGCCGTGCTCGCGTACACGGGTGACACGGACGCCTGCCCGGGACTCGTCGAGCTCGAGCGGGACGCCGACCTCGTCCTCACCGACTCGGCCTTCGTCGACGGTCGCGACGACGAGATGCGCGGCGTCCACCTCAGCGGCTCGCGCGCCGCGCAGACGGCCAAGGACGCGGGGGCGAAGCGGCTCATGCTCACCCACATCCCGACGTGGACGCCCGTCGAGGACTGCCTGCGGGATGCTCGCACCGTGTGGGAGGGCGACGTCGAGGTCGCCGTCGCGGGGGAGACCTACGAGCTCTGA
- the murI gene encoding glutamate racemase, giving the protein MTDAPIGIFDSGYGGLTVARAVLDQLPHEKIIYLGDTARAPYGPRPIAEVRQYAIECLDSLVEQGVKALVIACNSASAAVLHDARERYDVPVVEVIRPATRRAAAATRNNRVGVISTEATHQSGAYTDSFAAAPQVKISSVPCPRFVEFVEAGITSGPDLLTVAHKYLDGLVDEGVDTLILGCTHYPLLTGVISYVVGSTVTLVSSAEETAKDVYRVLADIGQLRDPELGATQHQWMTTGDPAAFETLARRFLGPEVTAVTREAAL; this is encoded by the coding sequence GTGACTGACGCACCGATCGGCATCTTCGACTCCGGCTACGGCGGTTTGACCGTGGCGCGCGCCGTGCTCGACCAGCTGCCGCACGAGAAGATCATCTACCTCGGCGACACCGCCCGCGCCCCCTACGGCCCGCGGCCCATCGCCGAGGTGCGGCAGTACGCCATCGAATGCCTGGATTCGCTCGTCGAACAGGGCGTCAAGGCCCTCGTCATCGCGTGCAACTCGGCGTCCGCAGCCGTCCTGCACGACGCGCGCGAGCGCTACGACGTGCCCGTCGTCGAGGTCATCCGCCCGGCGACGCGCCGTGCCGCCGCGGCGACGCGCAACAACCGCGTCGGCGTCATCTCGACGGAGGCGACGCACCAGAGTGGTGCCTACACCGACAGCTTCGCCGCCGCGCCGCAGGTCAAGATCTCGAGCGTCCCGTGCCCGCGGTTCGTGGAGTTCGTCGAGGCCGGCATCACCTCCGGCCCGGATCTGCTGACGGTCGCGCACAAGTACCTCGACGGCCTCGTCGACGAAGGCGTCGACACGCTCATCCTCGGCTGCACGCACTACCCGCTGCTGACCGGTGTCATCAGCTACGTCGTGGGCTCGACGGTGACGCTCGTGTCGTCGGCGGAGGAGACGGCGAAGGACGTCTACCGCGTGCTCGCCGACATCGGTCAGCTGCGCGATCCCGAGCTCGGCGCGACGCAGCACCAGTGGATGACGACGGGCGACCCGGCCGCGTTCGAGACCCTCGCGCGGCGCTTCCTCGGCCCCGAGGTGACCGCGGTGACGCGTGAGGCGGCGCTGTGA
- a CDS encoding 3-methyladenine DNA glycosylase, translating into MREQVEVMTPAQWREAVAAHEARVAPHVEPHLGRRKEHRKHPVEDFLFVYYSYSPGKLRRWHPGAGVALLVDERGRTPITDDRFTRRITTAEGDADVLDVDEFVDARDGTIAFVRSLLTATLARAPHLGCFGMHEWAMVYKLAPGEQRHEQLPLRLSQAATDDVVEAADIRCTHFDAYRFFTPDAVELNRERPTRERQVEFEQPACLHAGMDVYKWAHKLAPLVPSDLVLDAFELAKEIRTLDMEASPYDVRGLGYGVVPVETPRGRAEYVRRQREFAERSQELRRRLLDVLDRAAPAP; encoded by the coding sequence GTGAGGGAGCAGGTCGAGGTGATGACGCCGGCGCAGTGGCGCGAGGCGGTCGCCGCCCACGAGGCACGCGTGGCCCCGCACGTCGAACCGCATCTCGGTCGTCGCAAGGAGCACCGCAAGCATCCCGTCGAGGATTTCCTCTTCGTCTACTACTCCTACTCCCCCGGCAAGCTGCGGCGCTGGCACCCGGGCGCAGGCGTCGCGTTGCTCGTCGACGAGCGCGGTCGCACGCCCATCACCGACGACCGGTTCACCCGCCGCATCACGACGGCCGAGGGGGATGCCGATGTCCTTGACGTCGACGAGTTCGTCGACGCACGCGACGGCACCATCGCGTTCGTCAGGTCGCTGCTCACCGCGACGCTCGCGCGCGCACCGCACCTGGGGTGCTTCGGGATGCACGAGTGGGCGATGGTCTACAAGCTCGCGCCGGGCGAGCAGCGTCACGAGCAGTTGCCGCTGCGCCTGAGCCAGGCCGCGACGGACGACGTCGTCGAGGCCGCCGACATCCGCTGCACGCATTTCGACGCCTACCGCTTCTTCACGCCCGACGCCGTCGAACTGAATCGCGAGCGCCCGACGCGCGAGCGTCAGGTCGAGTTCGAACAGCCTGCGTGCCTGCACGCAGGGATGGATGTCTACAAGTGGGCGCACAAACTCGCGCCTCTCGTCCCGAGTGACCTCGTGCTCGACGCGTTCGAACTCGCCAAGGAGATCCGCACCCTCGACATGGAGGCCAGCCCCTACGACGTGCGCGGCCTCGGCTACGGCGTCGTCCCCGTCGAGACGCCGCGCGGGCGCGCTGAGTACGTTCGTCGTCAGCGAGAGTTCGCCGAGCGGTCGCAGGAGTTGCGACGACGCCTGCTCGACGTGCTGGACCGTGCCGCCCCCGCGCCCTGA
- a CDS encoding HAD family hydrolase — MTTARCDGPASRATGAGPIPRLVASDLDGTLLDTDGRVSDHTRTVWSGLGARGIETIVVTARPPRWLDHLAELVGAAGSPESTADEVGAHTLAICANGAFVYDLATRRVIEADGFTADEALAVVEHLRRRFPDAGAAVETERGMFRSAAYPDAHAGMPAHDAAVRDCELTALPPDVVVGKILLRDEAWRGDAFVEALTECLGGRGVLAYSGAAGLAEISAPGVTKAARLEAWCAERGIEANDVWAFGDMPNDIPMLTWAGRGVAVENAHDEVLAIADDTCGPHDADGVARYLERHLTLDCHP; from the coding sequence ATGACGACTGCTCGGTGTGACGGCCCGGCATCCCGCGCGACGGGTGCCGGGCCGATCCCGCGTCTCGTCGCGAGTGACCTCGACGGCACCCTGCTCGACACCGACGGGCGCGTCAGCGATCACACGCGCACGGTGTGGTCGGGGCTCGGTGCGCGCGGCATCGAGACGATCGTCGTCACCGCGCGTCCACCGCGCTGGCTCGATCACCTCGCGGAACTCGTGGGTGCTGCCGGATCGCCGGAGTCGACAGCCGACGAAGTCGGCGCCCACACCCTGGCGATCTGCGCGAACGGGGCGTTCGTCTACGACCTCGCGACACGGCGCGTCATCGAGGCCGATGGATTCACCGCGGATGAGGCACTCGCCGTCGTCGAGCACCTGCGGCGACGCTTCCCGGATGCGGGAGCGGCCGTCGAGACCGAGCGTGGCATGTTCCGAAGCGCCGCCTACCCGGACGCCCACGCCGGCATGCCGGCGCACGACGCCGCCGTCCGTGACTGTGAGCTGACCGCGCTGCCGCCCGACGTCGTCGTCGGCAAGATTCTGCTGCGCGACGAGGCGTGGCGCGGCGATGCGTTCGTCGAGGCGTTGACGGAGTGCCTCGGTGGGCGTGGAGTGCTGGCCTACTCAGGAGCGGCAGGGCTTGCGGAGATCAGCGCCCCGGGCGTGACGAAAGCGGCCCGCCTCGAGGCCTGGTGCGCGGAGCGGGGCATCGAGGCGAACGACGTGTGGGCCTTCGGCGACATGCCCAACGACATCCCGATGCTGACATGGGCCGGGCGCGGCGTCGCCGTCGAGAACGCTCACGACGAGGTGCTCGCGATCGCCGACGACACCTGTGGCCCCCACGATGCCGACGGCGTCGCCCGCTACCTCGAACGCCACCTCACCCTCGATTGCCACCCCTGA
- the efeU gene encoding iron uptake transporter permease EfeU, with product MFGNYLVGLREGLEASLVVVILVAYLVKSGRRHLLGRIWLGVAAAIAISLAFGAALTYGPRGLTFEAQEAIGGTLSIVAVGFVTWMIFWMARSARSLSGDLKSHVDRAADASRASLVVVAMLAVGREGLETALFLWAATQAASSGEGSSSAPLIGAGLGLLTAVVIACLLYRGALSLNLSKFFTWTGGFLIFVAAGVLAYGVHDLQESGVLPGLNSLAFDVSEQIPPSSWIGTLLKGTFNFSPATTWFELAVWVAYIAIVLPMFIVRVRAPHPPKASGSAVATKQKATA from the coding sequence GTGTTCGGCAACTATCTGGTCGGGCTTCGAGAGGGGCTGGAGGCGTCGCTCGTCGTCGTCATCCTCGTGGCCTACCTGGTGAAGTCGGGTCGGCGCCACCTGCTCGGGCGCATCTGGCTCGGCGTCGCCGCCGCCATCGCGATCTCCCTCGCCTTCGGCGCCGCCCTCACGTACGGCCCCCGCGGCCTGACGTTCGAGGCCCAGGAGGCAATCGGTGGCACGCTGTCGATCGTCGCCGTCGGCTTCGTCACCTGGATGATCTTCTGGATGGCACGCTCCGCCCGCAGCCTGTCGGGCGATCTGAAGAGCCACGTCGACCGCGCCGCGGACGCCTCGCGCGCCTCCCTCGTCGTCGTGGCGATGCTCGCCGTCGGCCGTGAGGGCCTCGAGACGGCCCTGTTCCTGTGGGCAGCCACGCAGGCTGCGAGCTCGGGGGAGGGCTCGTCGAGCGCGCCGCTCATCGGCGCCGGGCTCGGCCTGCTGACGGCCGTCGTCATCGCCTGCCTCCTCTACCGCGGTGCGCTGTCGCTCAACCTGTCGAAGTTCTTCACCTGGACCGGCGGCTTCCTCATCTTCGTCGCGGCCGGCGTCCTCGCGTACGGCGTGCACGACCTGCAGGAGAGCGGTGTGCTGCCGGGCCTCAACTCCCTCGCGTTCGACGTCAGCGAACAGATCCCGCCGTCGTCGTGGATCGGCACGCTGCTCAAGGGCACGTTCAACTTCTCACCGGCGACGACGTGGTTCGAGCTCGCCGTCTGGGTTGCCTACATCGCGATCGTCCTGCCGATGTT
- a CDS encoding LD-carboxypeptidase, translating to MSTEIRYPRPLRPGDTVAVTAPSAPVRPEHEARLTFVTDWLRGRGFEVVLGECLIGDGITSGSARARADEFNAFVRDQAVRAVVPPWGGELAIDLVDLLDHDALRADPTWVVGWSDISTLLLPLTLRSGVATMHGQNLMDAPYELPQGTAHWLDVAAMPAGASFVQEDPRVRRRGGSTTGSVTPAPIAWI from the coding sequence ATGTCGACCGAGATTCGCTACCCCCGCCCGCTGCGTCCCGGTGACACGGTTGCGGTGACTGCCCCGTCGGCGCCGGTTCGACCCGAACACGAGGCACGGCTGACTTTTGTCACTGACTGGCTGCGTGGCCGCGGTTTCGAGGTGGTCCTCGGCGAGTGCCTGATCGGTGACGGCATCACGAGCGGCTCCGCGCGTGCACGGGCCGATGAGTTCAACGCGTTCGTCCGCGACCAAGCGGTGCGCGCCGTCGTCCCGCCGTGGGGCGGGGAGCTGGCCATCGACCTCGTCGACCTGCTCGACCACGACGCGCTGCGAGCGGACCCTACCTGGGTCGTCGGGTGGAGCGACATCTCGACGCTGCTGCTCCCGCTGACGCTGCGCTCCGGCGTCGCGACGATGCATGGCCAGAACCTCATGGACGCGCCGTACGAACTGCCGCAGGGCACCGCGCACTGGCTCGACGTCGCCGCGATGCCGGCCGGGGCGTCTTTCGTCCAAGAGGACCCACGCGTGCGTCGGCGCGGTGGTTCGACGACTGGGAGCGTCACCCCTGCGCCGATCGCATGGATCTGA
- the rph gene encoding ribonuclease PH, translated as MTDAATPTPRHDGRTPDQLREVRITRNWLDHAEGSCLVEFGRTRVLCAASFTEGVPRWLKGQGTGWVTSEYEMLPRSTNTRSDREARKGKVGGRTHEISRLIGRSLRAVIDTKALGENTIVIDCDVLQADGGTRTASITGAYVALADAIADAQARGLIAKKAKPLTDSVAAISVGIVAGQPVLDLDYPEDSTAETDMNVVMTGSGGIVEVQGTAEGAPFSRDELNALLDLAADGIADLTTKQRDALAADARERLQ; from the coding sequence ATGACTGACGCAGCCACGCCCACCCCCCGCCACGACGGCCGCACCCCCGATCAGTTGCGCGAGGTGCGCATCACCCGCAACTGGCTCGATCATGCCGAGGGCAGCTGCCTCGTCGAGTTCGGTCGCACGCGCGTGCTGTGCGCTGCGTCGTTCACCGAGGGCGTGCCGCGCTGGCTCAAGGGCCAGGGCACCGGCTGGGTGACGAGCGAGTACGAGATGCTGCCGCGCTCGACGAACACCCGCAGCGACCGCGAAGCGCGCAAGGGCAAGGTCGGTGGCCGCACCCACGAGATCAGCCGCCTCATCGGGCGTAGCCTGCGCGCCGTCATCGACACGAAGGCGCTGGGGGAGAACACGATCGTCATCGACTGCGACGTCCTGCAGGCCGACGGCGGCACGCGCACCGCGTCGATCACCGGCGCGTACGTAGCGCTCGCGGATGCCATCGCCGACGCTCAGGCGCGCGGTCTCATCGCGAAGAAGGCGAAGCCGCTGACGGATTCGGTCGCCGCGATCAGCGTCGGCATCGTCGCCGGTCAGCCGGTGCTCGACCTCGACTACCCCGAGGACTCGACGGCGGAGACCGACATGAACGTCGTCATGACGGGTTCGGGCGGCATCGTCGAGGTGCAGGGCACCGCCGAGGGTGCGCCGTTCAGCCGTGACGAGCTCAACGCCCTGCTCGACCTCGCCGCCGACGGCATCGCCGACCTGACGACGAAGCAGCGCGACGCTCTCGCCGCCGACGCTCGCGAGCGCCTGCAGTGA
- a CDS encoding S66 peptidase family protein: MDLSEPTSWRVLAGRSRVDVSGRLIGGCLDVVCHLAGTPYGDVRRFARDHEDDGVIVYLENCEAPSLDAARMLHGLRLAGWFEGASAVLIGRTGAPERAGLTQDDAILDALGSLNVPIVADVDFGHVPPGNVLINGSLAHVVVDGARHEIRQTFV, encoded by the coding sequence ATGGATCTGAGCGAGCCCACGTCGTGGCGGGTTCTCGCGGGCCGGTCACGGGTCGACGTCTCCGGGCGTCTCATCGGCGGGTGCCTCGACGTCGTGTGCCATCTCGCGGGCACCCCGTACGGCGACGTGCGCCGCTTCGCTCGTGACCACGAGGATGACGGCGTCATCGTCTACCTCGAGAACTGCGAGGCACCCTCGCTCGATGCTGCGCGCATGCTCCACGGGCTGCGCCTCGCCGGGTGGTTCGAGGGGGCATCAGCGGTGCTCATCGGCCGGACCGGTGCGCCGGAACGAGCCGGTCTGACGCAGGACGACGCGATCCTCGATGCGCTGGGGAGCCTCAACGTGCCGATCGTCGCCGATGTCGACTTCGGTCACGTGCCACCCGGCAACGTCCTCATCAACGGATCCCTCGCGCACGTCGTCGTCGACGGGGCACGCCACGAGATTCGTCAGACCTTCGTGTGA
- a CDS encoding YihY/virulence factor BrkB family protein, protein MTSLPEAGVERPYGDPPKLDAKPDYKVAFKRAAAKFSQDQCTDLAASLTYYSVQAMFPAIIAAVSTIGLFGNGQKTTDSVIEAIAEIVGKNKDDIPEGFTTFINNLQGGGAGLAFILGILLSLWSASGYVNAFSRMSNRIYDVAEGRPVFKLRLWLYFVTIVAFVLAILAAFSLVVSGGIAEQIFDSVGLGTQAATVWDWAKVPFVIVVVIFIISLLFWGTPNVKRPFKQAMFNPGAVLAFVIWAIGTIAFAWYVSNMGNYGKTYGPMATPIILLLWLWITNLAMLFGAEFDSETLRTRQLKTGYPAEELILLPVRDEKGIDKKAEKYDALVEQAHPLRLSSGVPDEAVRTMLPEAPKERSDERTMAAQAGSSEKRPTRPQSKTQEAAPALAAATKDEAPDLADGSGVSRADGVTRRRATDDAAEREAAEIAEAREVRRRRALAESRHKREERERRDAQRHKVEAEQKKAEAERAKERKKAEAERPLEEKWAEVENARNRYEHPNTREYRAVTAEREERRRRWFSNTTAN, encoded by the coding sequence ATGACGAGCCTTCCTGAAGCCGGAGTGGAGCGCCCGTACGGCGATCCGCCGAAGCTCGACGCCAAACCCGACTACAAGGTCGCGTTCAAGCGCGCTGCGGCCAAGTTCTCGCAGGACCAGTGCACCGACTTGGCCGCGTCGCTCACCTACTACTCGGTGCAGGCGATGTTCCCCGCCATCATTGCGGCGGTCTCGACGATCGGGCTGTTCGGCAACGGGCAGAAGACGACGGACAGCGTCATCGAAGCCATCGCGGAGATCGTCGGCAAGAACAAGGACGACATCCCCGAGGGGTTCACGACCTTCATCAACAACTTGCAGGGCGGCGGCGCCGGCCTCGCCTTCATCCTCGGCATCCTGCTGTCGCTGTGGTCGGCGTCGGGCTACGTCAACGCCTTCTCGCGCATGAGCAACCGTATCTACGACGTTGCCGAGGGCCGCCCCGTCTTCAAGCTGCGGCTGTGGCTCTACTTCGTGACGATCGTGGCGTTCGTCCTCGCGATCCTCGCCGCGTTCTCGCTCGTCGTCTCGGGTGGCATCGCGGAGCAGATCTTCGACTCCGTCGGTCTCGGCACGCAGGCTGCGACGGTGTGGGACTGGGCGAAGGTGCCGTTCGTCATCGTCGTCGTCATCTTCATCATCTCGCTGCTGTTCTGGGGTACGCCGAACGTGAAGCGTCCCTTCAAGCAGGCGATGTTCAACCCGGGCGCCGTCCTCGCGTTCGTGATCTGGGCGATCGGGACGATCGCCTTCGCCTGGTACGTGTCCAACATGGGCAACTACGGCAAGACGTACGGCCCGATGGCGACGCCGATCATCCTGCTGCTGTGGCTGTGGATCACGAACCTCGCCATGCTCTTCGGTGCGGAGTTCGACTCCGAGACGTTGCGCACGCGCCAGTTGAAGACCGGCTACCCGGCCGAAGAGCTCATCCTCCTGCCCGTGCGTGATGAGAAGGGCATCGACAAGAAGGCAGAGAAGTACGACGCGCTCGTCGAGCAGGCCCACCCCCTGCGCCTGTCGTCCGGCGTGCCGGACGAGGCCGTCCGCACGATGCTGCCCGAGGCTCCCAAGGAGCGTTCCGACGAGCGCACGATGGCCGCTCAGGCCGGCTCGAGCGAGAAGCGTCCGACGCGTCCGCAGTCGAAGACGCAGGAAGCGGCTCCGGCGCTCGCCGCGGCCACGAAGGACGAGGCCCCCGACCTCGCGGACGGCTCCGGCGTCTCACGCGCGGACGGCGTGACGCGTCGTCGCGCCACGGACGACGCCGCGGAGCGCGAGGCGGCGGAGATCGCCGAGGCGCGCGAGGTGCGTCGCCGTCGTGCGCTCGCCGAGAGCCGCCACAAGCGTGAGGAGCGGGAGCGTCGTGACGCGCAGCGTCACAAGGTCGAGGCCGAGCAGAAGAAGGCGGAGGCCGAGCGCGCGAAGGAGCGCAAGAAGGCCGAGGCCGAGCGTCCGCTCGAGGAGAAGTGGGCCGAGGTCGAGAATGCCCGCAACCGCTACGAGCACCCGAACACGCGCGAGTACCGCGCCGTGACGGCGGAGCGCGAGGAGCGCCGTCGCCGTTGGTTCTCGAACACCACGGCGAACTGA
- a CDS encoding DUF3618 domain-containing protein — MAPKTAKQIEAELAASRSRLAGTIDELAFRAQPKEIAKRQTESARLALTDATRTADGDLRSDRVAMGLGGLGGLLVLVGLAKRLRS, encoded by the coding sequence ATGGCACCCAAGACGGCCAAGCAGATCGAAGCTGAGCTCGCCGCGTCGCGTTCGCGCCTCGCCGGCACGATCGACGAGCTCGCGTTCCGCGCGCAGCCGAAGGAGATCGCCAAGCGTCAGACCGAGAGCGCTCGCCTCGCGCTGACCGACGCGACCCGCACTGCTGACGGCGACCTGCGCTCCGACCGTGTCGCGATGGGTCTCGGCGGCCTCGGTGGGCTGCTCGTGCTCGTCGGCCTCGCGAAGCGCCTTCGATCCTGA
- the rdgB gene encoding RdgB/HAM1 family non-canonical purine NTP pyrophosphatase gives MSDARPAEARTRVVLATRNAGKIADFQHLLDAAQLPIDVVSVGEFADLADTVETGVTFEENARLKADDVARATGLPALADDSGLAVDVLGGCPGVFSARWSGTHGADQANIDLLLAQTGDVPADELTARFMCCVALAVPDESTQVEFGHVEGRLTRDQRGMNGFGYDPIFELPDGRTMAELTADEKAAISHRGRAFRAILPQVAALV, from the coding sequence GTGAGCGACGCTCGCCCCGCCGAGGCACGTACCCGCGTCGTGCTCGCGACCCGCAACGCCGGCAAGATCGCGGATTTCCAGCACCTGCTCGACGCAGCGCAGCTGCCCATCGACGTCGTGAGCGTCGGCGAGTTCGCCGACCTGGCCGACACCGTCGAGACGGGTGTGACGTTCGAGGAGAACGCGCGCCTCAAGGCCGATGACGTCGCGCGCGCGACAGGTCTGCCGGCGCTCGCCGACGACTCGGGGCTTGCCGTCGACGTCCTCGGTGGCTGTCCGGGCGTGTTCTCGGCACGCTGGTCGGGCACGCATGGCGCGGATCAGGCGAACATCGACCTGCTGCTCGCCCAGACCGGCGACGTGCCCGCCGACGAGCTCACCGCGCGCTTCATGTGCTGCGTGGCGCTCGCAGTTCCCGACGAGTCGACGCAGGTGGAGTTCGGCCACGTCGAAGGGCGCCTGACGCGCGATCAGCGTGGTATGAACGGGTTCGGCTACGACCCGATCTTCGAACTGCCCGACGGCCGGACGATGGCCGAACTCACCGCGGACGAGAAGGCTGCCATCAGCCATCGCGGGCGAGCTTTCCGCGCGATCCTGCCGCAGGTGGCGGCGCTCGTCTGA
- a CDS encoding fumarylacetoacetate hydrolase family protein, with protein MRIARFTTGDDPMFGLVDGAGEKIAEITGDPLYTKIELTGAVHQVDDVRLLAPVIPRSKIVAIGKNYAEHAREMGGEAPKEPLMFLIPNTAVVGPNDPVVMPSISERVDFEGELAVVIGRMCKKVSVEEAMKVVFGYTIANDVTARDLQKSDGQWSRAKGFDTFCPLGPWIETELDPSATRVTTRVDGEVKQDGPTSDMIHDVAQLISHASQAFTLLPGDVILTGTPEGVGQVRAGQRVEVEIPEIGVLANTYVADEDDA; from the coding sequence ATGCGTATCGCGAGGTTCACGACGGGTGATGACCCGATGTTCGGTCTGGTCGACGGGGCGGGCGAGAAGATCGCCGAGATCACGGGCGACCCGCTCTACACGAAGATCGAGCTGACGGGTGCCGTCCACCAGGTCGACGACGTGCGTCTGCTCGCGCCCGTCATCCCGCGCTCCAAGATCGTCGCCATCGGCAAGAACTACGCCGAGCACGCGCGCGAGATGGGCGGCGAGGCGCCGAAGGAACCGCTCATGTTCCTCATCCCGAACACCGCCGTCGTCGGCCCGAACGACCCCGTCGTCATGCCGTCGATCAGCGAGCGCGTCGACTTCGAGGGCGAACTCGCCGTCGTCATCGGGCGCATGTGCAAGAAGGTGAGCGTCGAGGAAGCGATGAAGGTCGTCTTCGGCTACACGATCGCGAACGACGTCACCGCCCGCGACCTTCAGAAGAGTGACGGCCAGTGGTCGCGCGCCAAGGGCTTCGACACGTTCTGCCCGCTCGGGCCGTGGATCGAGACCGAGCTCGACCCGTCCGCCACGCGCGTGACGACGCGCGTCGACGGAGAGGTGAAGCAGGACGGGCCGACGTCCGACATGATCCACGACGTCGCGCAGCTCATCTCGCACGCGTCGCAGGCGTTCACGCTGCTGCCGGGGGACGTCATCCTCACCGGCACCCCCGAGGGTGTCGGCCAGGTGCGGGCGGGGCAGCGCGTCGAGGTCGAGATCCCCGAGATCGGCGTGCTCGCCAACACCTACGTCGCTGACGAGGACGACGCCTGA
- the bcp gene encoding thioredoxin-dependent thiol peroxidase — protein MARLEAGTRAPDFTLTSDAGTQICLGDYAGRKLIIFFYPAAMTPGCTTEACDFRDSLAPLQAAGYEVIGISPDAPARLATFVEKEQLTYPLLSDESKTTLEAYGAYGEKKLYGKPVVGVIRSTFVIDENGVIELARYNVKATGHVASLKKALKFEA, from the coding sequence ATGGCACGCCTCGAAGCTGGTACACGCGCCCCCGACTTCACGCTGACGAGTGACGCCGGCACCCAGATCTGCCTTGGCGACTACGCCGGCCGCAAACTCATCATCTTCTTCTACCCCGCCGCGATGACGCCAGGATGCACCACGGAGGCCTGCGACTTCCGCGACTCGCTCGCACCGCTGCAGGCCGCGGGCTACGAGGTCATCGGCATCAGCCCCGACGCGCCCGCCAGGCTCGCGACGTTCGTCGAGAAGGAGCAGCTGACGTACCCGCTGCTGTCGGACGAGTCGAAGACGACACTCGAGGCGTACGGCGCCTACGGCGAGAAGAAGCTGTACGGAAAGCCCGTCGTCGGCGTCATCCGTTCGACGTTCGTCATCGACGAGAACGGCGTCATCGAGCTCGCGCGCTACAACGTCAAGGCCACCGGACACGTCGCGTCACTGAAGAAGGCCCTGAAGTTCGAAGCCTGA
- the orn gene encoding oligoribonuclease: MFAVTDNDRAHTDRIVWIDCEMTGLDLENDALIEVAALVTDFELNQLGDGVDVVIKPEPAALEQMGDFVRDMHTRSGLLAELDEGVSMEEAQALVLEYVMQHAPEAGKAPLGGNTVSTDRGFLERDMPQLAGHLHYRTIDVSSIKELSRRWYPRAYFNAPAKHGGHRALADIRESIAELRYYREAVFVPAPGPTSNEAQVIAKRYEVGP; this comes from the coding sequence ATGTTCGCCGTGACTGACAACGACCGCGCCCACACCGACCGCATCGTCTGGATCGACTGCGAGATGACGGGCCTCGACCTGGAGAACGACGCCCTCATCGAGGTAGCCGCGCTCGTCACCGACTTCGAGCTGAACCAGCTGGGTGACGGCGTCGACGTCGTCATCAAGCCCGAGCCGGCAGCCCTCGAGCAGATGGGTGACTTTGTGCGCGACATGCACACCAGGTCCGGGCTGCTCGCCGAGCTCGACGAAGGGGTCAGCATGGAGGAAGCGCAGGCGCTCGTGCTCGAGTACGTCATGCAGCATGCGCCCGAGGCGGGGAAGGCGCCGCTCGGTGGCAACACGGTCTCGACCGACCGCGGCTTCCTCGAGCGCGACATGCCGCAGCTCGCGGGGCACCTGCACTACCGCACGATCGACGTGTCGTCGATCAAGGAACTTTCGCGGCGTTGGTACCCCCGCGCCTACTTCAACGCGCCCGCCAAGCACGGCGGCCACCGCGCCCTCGCCGACATCCGCGAGTCGATCGCGGAGCTGCGTTACTATCGCGAGGCTGTCTTCGTGCCCGCTCCCGGCCCGACGTCGAACGAGGCGCAGGTCATCGCCAAGCGCTACGAGGTTGGCCCCTGA